A portion of the Saimiri boliviensis isolate mSaiBol1 chromosome 1, mSaiBol1.pri, whole genome shotgun sequence genome contains these proteins:
- the NIP7 gene encoding 60S ribosome subunit biogenesis protein NIP7 homolog isoform X2 — translation MRPLTEEETRVMFEKIAKYIGENLQLLVDRPDGTYCFRLHNDRVYYVSEKIMKLAANISGDKLVSLGTCFGKFTKTHKFRLHVTALDYLAPYAKYKVWIKPGAEQSFLYGNHVLKSGLGRITENTSQYQGVVVYSMADVPLRWSFTVSQASLKLLGSSDPTLAFQSAGITGVEPPHLA, via the exons ATGCGGCCTTTGACTGAAGAGGAGACCCGTGTCATGTTTGAAAAGATCGCAAAATA CATCGGGGAGAATCTTCAGCTGCTGGTTGACCGGCCCGATGGCACCTACTGTTTCCGGCTGCACAACGACCGGGTGTACTATGTAAG TGAGAAGATTATGAAGCTGGCCGCCAATATCTCTGGGGACAAGCTGGTGTCTCTGGGGACCTGCTTCGGAAAATTCACTAAGACCCACAAGTTTCGGTTGCACGTCACAGCCCTGGATTACCTTGCACCTTATGCCAAG TATAAAGTGTGGATAAAGCCTGGTGCAGAGCAATCCTTCCTTTATGGGAACCATGTGTTGAAATCTGGTCTGGGTCGAATCACCGAAAATACTTCTCAGTACCAGGGCGTGGTGGTATACTCCATGGCAGACGTCCCTTTG agatggagtttcactgtttcccaggctagtctcaaactcctgggctcaagcgatcctaccttggccttccagagtgctgggattacaggtgttgagccacctcacctggcctaa
- the NIP7 gene encoding 60S ribosome subunit biogenesis protein NIP7 homolog isoform X3 codes for MRPLTEEETRVMFEKIAKYIGENLQLLVDRPDGTYCFRLHNDRVYYVSEKIMKLAANISGDKLVSLGTCFGKFTKTHKFRLHVTALDYLAPYAKGFGVAAKSTQDCRKVDPMAIVVFHQADIGEYVRHEETLT; via the exons ATGCGGCCTTTGACTGAAGAGGAGACCCGTGTCATGTTTGAAAAGATCGCAAAATA CATCGGGGAGAATCTTCAGCTGCTGGTTGACCGGCCCGATGGCACCTACTGTTTCCGGCTGCACAACGACCGGGTGTACTATGTAAG TGAGAAGATTATGAAGCTGGCCGCCAATATCTCTGGGGACAAGCTGGTGTCTCTGGGGACCTGCTTCGGAAAATTCACTAAGACCCACAAGTTTCGGTTGCACGTCACAGCCCTGGATTACCTTGCACCTTATGCCAAG GGTTTTGGGGTGGCAGCAAAATCTACACAAGACTGCAGAAAAGTAGACCCCATGGCAATTGTGGTGTTTCATCAAGCAGACATTGGGGAATATGTGCGGCATGAAGAGACACTGACTTAA
- the NIP7 gene encoding 60S ribosome subunit biogenesis protein NIP7 homolog isoform X1: protein MRPLTEEETRVMFEKIAKYIGENLQLLVDRPDGTYCFRLHNDRVYYVSEKIMKLAANISGDKLVSLGTCFGKFTKTHKFRLHVTALDYLAPYAKYKVWIKPGAEQSFLYGNHVLKSGLGRITENTSQYQGVVVYSMADVPLGFGVAAKSTQDCRKVDPMAIVVFHQADIGEYVRHEETLT from the exons ATGCGGCCTTTGACTGAAGAGGAGACCCGTGTCATGTTTGAAAAGATCGCAAAATA CATCGGGGAGAATCTTCAGCTGCTGGTTGACCGGCCCGATGGCACCTACTGTTTCCGGCTGCACAACGACCGGGTGTACTATGTAAG TGAGAAGATTATGAAGCTGGCCGCCAATATCTCTGGGGACAAGCTGGTGTCTCTGGGGACCTGCTTCGGAAAATTCACTAAGACCCACAAGTTTCGGTTGCACGTCACAGCCCTGGATTACCTTGCACCTTATGCCAAG TATAAAGTGTGGATAAAGCCTGGTGCAGAGCAATCCTTCCTTTATGGGAACCATGTGTTGAAATCTGGTCTGGGTCGAATCACCGAAAATACTTCTCAGTACCAGGGCGTGGTGGTATACTCCATGGCAGACGTCCCTTTG GGTTTTGGGGTGGCAGCAAAATCTACACAAGACTGCAGAAAAGTAGACCCCATGGCAATTGTGGTGTTTCATCAAGCAGACATTGGGGAATATGTGCGGCATGAAGAGACACTGACTTAA